The following proteins are co-located in the Peromyscus maniculatus bairdii isolate BWxNUB_F1_BW_parent chromosome 23, HU_Pman_BW_mat_3.1, whole genome shotgun sequence genome:
- the Drc10 gene encoding dynein regulatory complex protein 10, translating to MTLEVFSMAPSYHGLAIQRIPLKTDLIPAVPMKTLAPSKSKLSTIEAKRIMSVLDEGIQKVGLVTLMSYVESHPEALEGMFPEDLVRAVREHLDLGQALLEGASILQEKQKRLEEGVQEAEEGWYRDRLLSIDLCRASLWPLAHQFRDSTKSILRLLISDSQIVTLVQMQAPGRSPGAQRLLDGLVELRGFLFEKLITSPMEVKEKNQFIQDINRRNERNQEVIDGLQAELAEVLKNKEAEVEKENFVIQELKNHLHQVFKFSENSLLRTKQEAEKQQKMDYRASQARLAKIQQEILALRSQYHNLVMENREVEQALRKKKYKVETEIENWIQKYDMEMSEKQDEYEDLESIHKEEKLQLEELKERHAVLVEEFAQIRAESEINSKKRVEAEREMVRMVKAATLIQAVWKGYLVRSMLRSKRKKKGKGKGKDKGKGKDKEKGKEEKGKEKAAKGKGKGKK from the exons ATGACGTTAGAGGTCTTCAGTATGGCCCCTTCCTACCACGGGCTGGCCATCCAAAGAATCCCACTGAAGACGGACCTAATCCCGGCTGTGCCGATGAAGACCTTGGCCCCCTCCAAATCCAAGCTCAGCACCATCGAGGCCAAGAGAATCATGTCAGTCCTGGATGAAGGCATCCAAAAGGTGGGCCTGGTGACCCTAATGTCCTACGTGGAGTCTCACCCCGAGGCTCTGGAGGGAATGTTCCCCGAAGACTTGGTGAGAGCCGTGAGAGAACACTTGGACCTTGGCCAGGCCCTGCTGGAGGGTGCCAGCATCCTGCAGGAGAAACAAAAACGTCTGGAAGAAGGAGTACAGGAAGCCGAGGAAGGCTGGTACCGAGACCGCCTACTGTCCATAGACCTATGCAGGGCCAGCCTGTGGCCGCTGGCACACCAGTTCCGAGACTCCACCAAGTCTATCCTGAGGCTCCTCATCAGTGACTCCCAGATCGTCACCCTTGTGCAGATGCAGGCGCCAGGCAGAAGCCCAGGGGCCCAGCGCCTCCTTGACGGCCTGGTGGAGCTGCGGGGCTTCCTCTTTGAAAAGCTAATCACCAGCCCCATGGAAGTGAAGGAGAAGAACCAGTTCATTCAGGACATCAACCGGAGGAATGAAAGGAACCAAGAAGTCATCGATGGCCTCCAGGCTGAGCTGGCAGAGGTGCTGAAGAATAAGGAGGCAGAG GTGGAGAAGGAGAACTTTGTGATCCAAGAACTGAAGAACCACCTGCACCAGGTGTTCAAGTTCTCGGAGAACAGCCTCCTCCGCACCAAGCAGGAGGCGGAGAAACAGCAGAAGATGGATTACCGGGCCtcgcaggccaggctggccaagaTCCAGCAAGAGATCCTGGCGCTGCGCTCACAGTACCACAATCTGGTCATGGAGAATCGGGAGGTGGAGCAGGCTCTGAGGAAG aaaaaatacaaagtggAGACAGAAATTGAGAACTGGATCCAGAAATACGACATGGAGATGAGTGAGAAGCAG GACGAATACGAGGACCTGGAGAGCATCCACAAGGAGGAGAAGCTGCAGCTGGAGGAGCTGAAGGAGAGGCACGCGGTGCTGGTGGAGGAGTTCGCCCAGATCCGCGCCGAGAGTGAGATCAACTCCAAGAAACGCGTGGAGGCGGAGCGCGAGATGGTGCGCATGGTGAAGGCCGCCACGCTCATCCAGGCGGTGTGGAAGGGGTACCTGGTGCGCTCCATGCTCAGgtccaagaggaagaagaagggcaagGGGAAGGGCAAAGACAAGGGGAAGGGCAAGGACAAGGAGAAGGGcaaagaggagaaggggaaggagaaggcgGCCAAGGGCAAGGGCAAAGGCAAGAAGTGA